GCTGCAGGCCGCTGGCCACCGACGGCGGCGACTCCACCTGCACCACCAGGTCGACCTCGCCCATGTCGATGCCGAGTTCGAGGCTCGAGGTGGCCACCACGCAGCGGAGCCGCCCGGACTTGAGGTCGTCCTCGATCATGGCCCGCTGTTCCTTGCTGACCGACCCGTGGTGTGCGCGGGCGAGCAGCGGCTCGGCGCCCTCGCTCTGACCGCTGCCGCCCATCAGCTCGGCGGGCGGCCGGGCCGGTGGTGCGAGTACGGCGCGGGCGCCGGCGCCGGCCGCGCCATCGGCATCCCTGGCCCCGGCGAGCACCAGTTCGGCCTCGTCGGCCGCGGCGAGCCGTTCGCTGTAGATCTCGTTGAACCGGGCGGTGAGCCGTTCGGCCAGGCGCCGGGAGTTGGCGAACACGATCGAGGACGAGTGCGCGAGCACGGCGTCCACGATCGCCTCCTCCACATGCGGCCAGATCGACCCGGTCTGCGGGGCCGCGGCGGAGGTGGCGCCCTCCTGAGCGGGCACCGCGCCGAGCTGGGTCATGTCGTCGACGGGCACGACCACCCGCAGGTCGAACCGTTTCTCGTTCTTCGGCGCCACGATCTCCACCGGCGCGAGGCCGCCCAGGAACCGGGCCACCTCCGAGGCCGGCCGCACGGTGGCGGACAGGCCGATGCGCTGGGCCGGCTTGGCCAGCAGGGCGTCGAGGCGTTCGAGGGAGACGGCGAGGTGCGCGCCGCGTTTGCTCGCCGCGACGGCGTGGATCTCGTCGATGATCACGGTGTCGACGCCGCGCAGCGACTCGCGGGCGGCGGAGGTGAGCATCAGGAAAAGCGACTCGGGGGTGGTGATGAGGATCTCGGGCGGCGATTTCACGAGCGCGCGCCGGTCCGCCGCCGGGGTGTCGCCGCTTCGCACGCCCACGGTCACCCGCACAGGTGCCAGGCCTAGCCGTTCGGCGGCCTGGCCGATGCCCACGAGCGGAGCGCGCAGGTTGCGTTCCACGTCCACGCCGAGGGCCTTGAGCGGCGAGATGTAGAGCACCCGGGTGCCGGTGGGCGCTGCGGATGCCGCGGATGTGGCTGACGCTGAGCGTGCAGCGGACCCCGACGGCGCGGATGCGTCTCCGGCGGATTCGGCCGGCCCCGAACCTGCCGGGGTGCCGGTATCAGTGGAGGCAGGTGCGACGCCGGTTGCGGCGTCCACCACGGCGGCCTCACCGGTGGAGGCCGAGTACAACCGGTCGAGCGCCCAGAGGAATGCGGCCAGGGTCTTGCCCGACCCGGTGGGGGCGACGACGAGGGTGTGCGAACCGCGGGAGATGGCATCCCAAGCGCCGAGCTGCGCCTCGGTGGGAGCGTCGAACGCGCCGGAGAACCACGTGCGGGTGGCCGGTGAGAGGCGCTGGAGAATCTCCGTCATCCCCCTATCCTCCCCGATACCCCTGACATCGCTCCGGAAGCCGCCCCCAACACCGGCCGATGCCGCCTCAACTGTTCCCCGTGCGGACTTCTGCGCCCGGCACGCCGGGTGCAATTGTCCGCTTCGGCAACAGTTACCTGGCCGGCGGGACGGATGCGGGGCGCGGCGGGCGGGTCAGGCGGAGGCGACCAACTGCACGCGCAGGGAGTCGACGCCCGTGGCGATCACGTCGTCGGCGGCCCAGCGGGCGGCCAGGCGGGCCAGGGTGGCGTCGAGGTCGGCGCGGCTGAGACCGTCGACGAGTTCCAGTCGCACGATCAGCTCCGGCCCGGTCAGCCGGGCGTGCGGGTCCCCGGCGGTGAGGCTCACCGAGAGCGCGGCCAGTTCGGTCGTGATCGATTCCTCGAACGCGGCGGCAACCTGGCGGCTGGCGTAGCTGGGGGTCCACGGGAGGGACTGCGCGATCGCCCACAGCGCGGGCCGGCGCACGACGAACTCGGTCTCCGCGGTGGGGTCGAGCACCACAAGGTCGGTGTCCTCCTGCGCGGCGGCGAGGGCCACCCGGGCGGCATCGGCGGGAACCGGCCTGGCCTCGGCGTTCCAGCGGCGCATCGCGGCGGCCGAGGAGAACACCGGCAGCACGGCACGGCCGTCCGGTCCGGCCACCGTGATGATGGAGAGCTCCTGGGTCTTGTCGACCCGCAGCCCGTGCTCCCCGACAGCGTCGGCCTGCCCGTCGTCGGCGCCGAGCGCGGTGACCAGCGGGATGAGCAGGCGCGCCGATCTGAGGGCGTCGATCACGCCCTCCTCCCCCAGTTCCCTGGCCCGGAACCGGGCGAGCGCATCGAGCAGCACGGCCGGCGCGAGACCGTCGTCGTCGCCGAAGTCGGCGTGGTCGAGCGACCGGCCGGCCCAGGGCTGACCGGCGGAGTCCGCCCCGCCGTCCGGCCGGCCGGTGGAGCCGAGGTTATGCGCCGGAGACATCCAGCGCCTCGGCGAGGGTGAAGGCGCCGGCGTAGAGCGCCTTGCCCACGATCGCGCCCTCCAGGCCGAGCGGAACGAGTTCGCGGAGCGCCGCAATGTCGTCGAGGCTGGCGATGCCGCCCGATGCGATCACGGGGCGGTGGGTGCGCTCCATGACCTCACGCAACAGTTCGATGTTCGGTCCCTTGAGGGTGCCGTCCTTGGTGACATCGGTGACCACATAGCGGGTGCAGCCGGCTTCTTCGAGCCGCTCGAGCACCTGCCACAGGTCGCCGCCGTCCTTCGTCCAGCCGCGGGCGGCGAGAGTCGTGCCGCGCACGTCGAGGCCGACGGCGATGGCGTCGCCGTACTGCGCGATCACGCTGGCGGCCCACTCCGGGTTCTCCAGGGCGGCGGTGCCGAGGTTGATGCGCTTGACGCCGGTGTTCAGGGCCGCCTCGAGCGACTCGTCGTCGCGGATGCCGCCGGAGAGTTCCACATTCACACCGCGGAGCTGCTTGATGACCTTCTTGAGCACGCTCGTGTTGTTGCCCCGCCCGAACGCGGCGTCGAGGTCGACGAGGTGGATCCACTCGGCGCCCTGGTTGGCCCAGTCGAGCGCGGCATCCATCGGGTCGCCGTAGTTGGTCTCGGTGCCGGCCTCACCCTGGGTGAGCCGCACGGCCTTGCCGTCGGCGACGTCGACGGCCGGCAGGAGGACCAGCTTCGGGGTTTTGTTGAACTCGCTCATGGTGGTGCCTTTTCATGATTGTGCGGCCGCATGGTCGGCGGCCGGCGGGTGGGAAGACTAGTCGCGCAGCGTGCCGAGCCAGTTCGACAGCAGGCGGATGCCGGCGTCGCCGCTCT
This is a stretch of genomic DNA from Cryobacterium soli. It encodes these proteins:
- a CDS encoding SseB family protein; amino-acid sequence: MSPAHNLGSTGRPDGGADSAGQPWAGRSLDHADFGDDDGLAPAVLLDALARFRARELGEEGVIDALRSARLLIPLVTALGADDGQADAVGEHGLRVDKTQELSIITVAGPDGRAVLPVFSSAAAMRRWNAEARPVPADAARVALAAAQEDTDLVVLDPTAETEFVVRRPALWAIAQSLPWTPSYASRQVAAAFEESITTELAALSVSLTAGDPHARLTGPELIVRLELVDGLSRADLDATLARLAARWAADDVIATGVDSLRVQLVASA
- the priA gene encoding bifunctional 1-(5-phosphoribosyl)-5-((5-phosphoribosylamino)methylideneamino)imidazole-4-carboxamide isomerase/phosphoribosylanthranilate isomerase PriA: MSEFNKTPKLVLLPAVDVADGKAVRLTQGEAGTETNYGDPMDAALDWANQGAEWIHLVDLDAAFGRGNNTSVLKKVIKQLRGVNVELSGGIRDDESLEAALNTGVKRINLGTAALENPEWAASVIAQYGDAIAVGLDVRGTTLAARGWTKDGGDLWQVLERLEEAGCTRYVVTDVTKDGTLKGPNIELLREVMERTHRPVIASGGIASLDDIAALRELVPLGLEGAIVGKALYAGAFTLAEALDVSGA